ACCTGGTGTTCTTCAGCACATACCTGCCGGGGCCGTCGCACGTGGGAATCTACCTGGGCGGAAACTACTTCATCCACGCGTCCAGCCGAAAGGGCGTGACCATCAGCAGCCTCGACGATGCCTACTTCAAGAAGCGCTACCTCGGTGCACGTCGCTTCTTCTGAGGTCTCGGCCGTGGGTCGTGTTGACAACCCATCGGGCCTGTGCTACATTCAGTGAACATTTGCGGAAGTGGTGGAATTGGCAGACGCGCTGGGTTCAGGGTCCAGTGCCCGCGAGGGCGTGAGAGTTCGAGTCTCTCCTTCCGCACCATCCAAGAGCGTTCTCTCACTCGAGGGCTGCTCTTTTTTGTTTCTCTGGCAGAAGAAGGCAGATAGGGCCACGCCATCATGAAGGTGCGCTTCTGGGGAACGCGAGGGTCGATACCGACGCCAGGGGTGCAGACGCTGCGCTATGGCGGGAACACATCGTGCGTCGAGATGCGCACCGATCGAGATACCCTGGTGATTCTCGACTGTGGCACTGGCATGCGCGAACTGGGCGGGCATCTGCTCTCCCAGGGCAAGCCGATTCGGGGTCACATCGTTCTCAGTCATACGCACTGGGATCACATCCAGGGATTTCCCTTCTTCGGACCGGCGTTCATGCCGGACCATCGCTTCGATATCTATGCGGCGCGTCAGATCAACAAGAAGCTTGCAGACGTGCTCTCCGGACAGATGGAGTACCAGTACTTTCCTGTCACGCTCGATCGCATGGAATCGAAGATCCGCTTCAGTGAGCTGGGCGAGTGCGAGTTCGAGATCGAGGAGGTGCGCGTTCGCGTTCAGTATCTCAATCACACGTCGCTCTGCCTGGGGTATCGCTTCGAGGCCGATGGCAAGGTGCTGTGCTACTGCACCGACATCGAGCCCAACGCCCGCCTCTTCCTTCGACACGACTCACGCGACCGTGCGTTTGAGACCAACGACATCGAGGAAGCCTTCGCCGCCATCGTGCACGACGAGGACCGCCGCTATGCCCGGTTCGTCGAGGGGGCCGATCTGGTCATCCACGACGCCATGTACACCGAGGAAGAATACGCCAACAAGATCGGGTGGGGGCACAGCAGCGCCGAGTTCGCCACAGATCTCTCGATGATCGCCCGCGTGCGCAAGCTTGCGCTGTTCCACCACGAGCCGATTCATCCGGATGAGAAGATCGACGCCATGGTGACCGACAGCAACGCACGCGCGGCTCGGAGAGGGTCTTCCCTGGTGGTCGTCGGCGCCGCGGAAGGGCACGAGATCACGCTCTGAATCGGGACGGAAGGCCCATCGAACGTCGAGTTCGCGGGGAGACGACGGGGGGAGAGGACTTTTGAAACGAACGCGAATTCAGGTCTCGTGATGCCTCCGGTTGTTCAGGTGAGACACTCGTGAGCAACAAGCCGACGCTCAAGGTGCTCATCGCAGATGATGATGACGCGCTCCTCAACCTCATTCGAATGGCCCTCATGCCAGACGAATATGACATCGTGCTGGCACACGACGGGGTCGAGGCCTTCGAGCTTGCTCGCGTCGAACGCCCCGACCTGGTGGTTCTCGATGTCGAGATGCCCAGGCAGAACGGCTTCGAGACCTGCCGCTTGTTGCGAGGCGATCCGCTGACCCGTCACGCGCCGGTCATCATGCTCACAAGCCGCAGCAGCGAGCGCGATATCGTTCAAGGCTTCGAGGGAGGCGCGCAGGACTACATCACCAAGCCCTTCAGCCTGGCGCACCTGCGCGCGCGGGTGCGCACCTGGATCATGCGGGCTGAGCCGCGCGACGAATCGGTGGGCTGAACCGCGGGGAGGACGCGGTTCCTCGTCGCGCGAACCACCCCGTGGGAGTGGATGGGGCCCGGTGGCTCTCACGGTCTTCAAAACCGATGTGTGGCTAACACCACAGGAGTGTTCGACTCGCTCCCATTCCCGCCAAGACTTCTCCGCAACCCAAGGGGCGGCCTCGCCGCCTCCCCACCTCGATGCCTGCCATCGGTGGGCGGTCTCTTTGTCAGACCCGTCTTCGTTCGCGTGAACGACCTCAGTTGCGCAGGTAGATCTGGTCGACCACCTGCAGCGTGTAGTCGCTGGCCGTGCGCACGCTCGCCGCGAACTTCGCGGTGAACGTCACGATGTTGCCTGCGCTGTTCACAGACGCCGTGAGACCCGCGATGGGCATCTTCTCGGCGATGAGCTGCCCTGAACCCGACTGTGCCAGGAACGTGCTCAGCGTGTAGGTGCACGTGGGGGCGCTGGTGGTGGCCGTGAAGGGGATCTCGGCCCGTCGCAGGTTGCCGTTGGCCGCGTCGTAGTAGTAGCACACCCATCGCCGCCAGAACGTGTTTCCGAAGTTGTCCCAGGTGATGTGCCCGGTGTTGTCGCGGGGCGAGAGAAAGATGACGTAGCCGCTGCCCACCGAGAGATAGCTCGTCCCGTGGTGGGCGAGGGAGATCTCGTTGCCGATGACCGCGGCCGTCTTCTGGGCTGAGGCCTGGAGATCGGCGGTGTTCTGGGAGACGAGCACGAACATCAGGGTGGTGCGCAGCAAGAGATAGAGCGCGGTGGTCATCACCCCCAGCAGCACGCCGTACACGGTGAGCTCGAGCAGGGTGAAGCCCCGCTTCTGTTGCAGCCGACGAACGTTCATTTCCACACCATGGTCTCGAGATCGAGATAGCGGTACCGATCATCGGTCCACGTCACACGA
This genomic window from Pseudomonadota bacterium contains:
- a CDS encoding MBL fold metallo-hydrolase, translating into MKVRFWGTRGSIPTPGVQTLRYGGNTSCVEMRTDRDTLVILDCGTGMRELGGHLLSQGKPIRGHIVLSHTHWDHIQGFPFFGPAFMPDHRFDIYAARQINKKLADVLSGQMEYQYFPVTLDRMESKIRFSELGECEFEIEEVRVRVQYLNHTSLCLGYRFEADGKVLCYCTDIEPNARLFLRHDSRDRAFETNDIEEAFAAIVHDEDRRYARFVEGADLVIHDAMYTEEEYANKIGWGHSSAEFATDLSMIARVRKLALFHHEPIHPDEKIDAMVTDSNARAARRGSSLVVVGAAEGHEITL
- a CDS encoding response regulator codes for the protein MSNKPTLKVLIADDDDALLNLIRMALMPDEYDIVLAHDGVEAFELARVERPDLVVLDVEMPRQNGFETCRLLRGDPLTRHAPVIMLTSRSSERDIVQGFEGGAQDYITKPFSLAHLRARVRTWIMRAEPRDESVG